One window of Pseudomonas sp. FP198 genomic DNA carries:
- a CDS encoding glutathione S-transferase N-terminal domain-containing protein, which translates to MIVKALRVGLGQLIIFIDFITRPGKKKRSVEAQAQVDQAARSLTLYQFHACPFCVKTRRALHRLNVPVALRDAKNNEQDRQTLLEQGGRIKVPCLRIEENGETTWMYESKAIIDYLDKRFSAV; encoded by the coding sequence GTGATCGTCAAAGCGCTTCGAGTTGGTCTGGGCCAGCTCATCATCTTCATCGATTTCATCACTCGCCCCGGCAAGAAAAAGCGCTCGGTCGAGGCCCAGGCGCAAGTCGACCAGGCGGCCCGCAGCCTGACGCTTTATCAATTCCATGCCTGCCCGTTCTGCGTGAAGACCCGCCGCGCCCTGCACCGCCTCAACGTGCCCGTGGCGCTGCGCGATGCGAAAAACAACGAGCAGGATCGCCAGACGCTGCTGGAACAGGGCGGCCGGATCAAGGTGCCTTGCCTGCGCATCGAAGAGAACGGCGAGACCACCTGGATGTATGAGTCCAAGGCAATCATCGATTATCTGGACAAGCGGTTTTCGGCGGTCTGA
- the uraD gene encoding 2-oxo-4-hydroxy-4-carboxy-5-ureidoimidazoline decarboxylase: MTAFQTLKPSSLSREAFVKAFADIYEHSPWVAEKAFDLGQDPSIDQIETLHQRMSDILLSADHASQLALINAHPDLAGKAAVQGQLTEASTHEQAGAGIHQCTDEEFQRFTELNEAYKAKFKFPFIMAVKGSNRHQILAAFETRIHHSADAEFKCALAEINKIALFRLLTL, from the coding sequence ATGACTGCCTTCCAGACCCTCAAGCCCTCCAGCCTGAGCCGCGAAGCGTTCGTCAAAGCCTTCGCCGACATCTACGAACATTCGCCCTGGGTTGCCGAAAAGGCCTTCGACCTGGGCCAGGATCCGTCGATCGACCAGATCGAAACCCTGCACCAGCGCATGAGCGACATCCTGTTGAGTGCCGACCACGCCAGCCAGCTGGCGCTGATCAACGCTCACCCGGACCTGGCCGGCAAAGCCGCCGTCCAGGGCCAACTGACCGAAGCCAGCACCCACGAACAGGCTGGCGCCGGTATTCACCAATGCACGGACGAAGAGTTCCAGCGCTTCACCGAGCTGAACGAGGCCTACAAGGCCAAGTTCAAGTTTCCCTTCATCATGGCGGTAAAAGGCAGCAACCGGCACCAGATCCTTGCCGCGTTCGAAACGCGCATTCACCACTCGGCGGATGCCGAATTCAAATGCGCATTGGCAGAGATCAACAAGATCGCGTTGTTCCGATTACTGACCCTTTAG
- a CDS encoding LysE family translocator, with protein MNLETWLLFSGAALVVILIPGPLSLLMISNSLNYGLRRSYPAFLGGVMASICLLSASALGLGALLLASEQLFSALKIVGALYLFYLAWQSWQQSRQPSQGAEVPQATATPRFRALFGRAFVLGASNPKDILFFAAFLPQFLSAEQPFLPQLLIMIATWTVLDLLCKLAYGLGAHGAARYLRTGKGQSWFNRVSAGLFSGAGAASLLSR; from the coding sequence ATGAATCTGGAAACCTGGTTGTTGTTCAGTGGCGCCGCGTTGGTGGTGATCCTCATCCCCGGCCCGCTGTCGCTGCTGATGATCAGCAACAGCCTCAACTACGGTCTGCGTCGTTCTTATCCGGCGTTCCTCGGTGGAGTAATGGCCTCGATCTGCCTGTTGAGCGCCTCAGCGCTGGGGCTCGGGGCGCTGTTGCTGGCTTCGGAACAATTGTTCAGCGCCCTGAAAATCGTCGGTGCGCTGTACCTGTTCTACCTCGCCTGGCAGAGCTGGCAGCAATCGCGCCAGCCGTCCCAGGGCGCCGAAGTACCCCAGGCTACCGCCACTCCAAGGTTTCGCGCCCTGTTCGGCCGGGCATTCGTGCTGGGCGCGAGCAACCCGAAAGACATCCTCTTCTTCGCGGCATTCCTGCCGCAATTCCTGAGCGCCGAACAGCCATTCCTGCCGCAACTGCTGATCATGATCGCCACCTGGACCGTGCTCGACCTGCTGTGCAAGCTGGCCTATGGCCTGGGTGCCCACGGCGCTGCCCGGTATCTGCGTACCGGCAAGGGTCAGAGCTGGTTCAACCGGGTCAGTGCGGGGTTGTTCAGTGGGGCGGGGGCGGCTTCTTTGTTGAGCCGCTGA
- the puuE gene encoding allantoinase PuuE, with amino-acid sequence MSADYPRDLIGYGSNPPHPQWPGNARIALSFVLNYEEGGERNILHGDRESEAFLSEMVSAQPLLGERNMSMESLYEYGSRAGVWRILKLFKQFDIPLTIFAVAMAAQRHPDVIRAMVAAGHEICSHGYRWIDYQYMDEAQEREHMLEAIRILTEITGERPLGWYTGRTGPNTRRLVMEEGGFLYDSDTYDDDLPYWEPNNPTGKPHLVIPYTLDTNDMRFTQVQGFNKGDDFFQYLKDAFDVLYAEGAEAPKMLSIGLHCRLIGRPARLASLKRFLEYVKGHEQVWFSRRVDIARHWQQTHPYPGASK; translated from the coding sequence GTGAGCGCTGACTACCCACGCGACCTGATCGGTTACGGCAGTAACCCTCCCCACCCGCAATGGCCGGGCAATGCCCGCATCGCCCTGTCTTTCGTGCTCAACTATGAGGAAGGCGGCGAGCGCAACATCCTGCACGGCGATCGTGAGTCCGAAGCGTTCCTCTCGGAAATGGTTTCGGCGCAACCGCTGCTGGGCGAGCGCAACATGAGCATGGAGTCGCTGTACGAGTATGGCAGCCGTGCCGGCGTCTGGCGGATCCTCAAGCTGTTCAAGCAATTCGATATCCCGCTGACCATCTTCGCCGTGGCCATGGCCGCCCAGCGCCATCCGGACGTGATCCGCGCCATGGTCGCCGCAGGTCACGAAATCTGCAGCCACGGCTATCGCTGGATCGACTACCAGTACATGGATGAAGCGCAGGAACGCGAGCACATGCTCGAAGCGATCCGCATCCTCACCGAAATCACCGGCGAGCGGCCGTTGGGCTGGTACACCGGCCGCACCGGCCCCAATACCCGGCGATTGGTGATGGAAGAAGGCGGCTTTCTTTATGACAGCGACACCTATGACGACGACCTGCCGTATTGGGAGCCGAACAACCCCACCGGCAAGCCGCACCTGGTAATCCCTTACACCCTCGATACCAATGACATGCGCTTCACCCAGGTGCAGGGTTTCAACAAGGGCGACGACTTCTTCCAGTACCTCAAGGACGCCTTTGACGTGCTGTATGCCGAAGGCGCCGAAGCACCGAAGATGTTGTCCATCGGCCTGCATTGCCGCCTGATCGGCCGCCCTGCCCGCCTCGCCTCCCTCAAGCGTTTCCTGGAATACGTCAAGGGCCACGAACAGGTGTGGTTCAGCCGCCGCGTCGACATTGCGCGCCACTGGCAACAGACCCACCCGTATCCGGGAGCTTCGAAATGA
- a CDS encoding NCS2 family permease — MESRKPEAQTLDLSPPLRSGWLERIFKLSLHGTTVKTELIAGLTTFITMAYIIFVNPNIMADAGIDHGAAFVATCIAAALGCLLMGLYANWPVGLAPGMGLNAFFTYTVVGTMGYNWETALGAVFVSGVLFMFLTLSRVREWLLNSIPVSLRYAMGAGVGLFLGLIGLKTAGIIVDSPATLIKLGSLHEPGPLLAAVCFLMIAVLSYHRVFGAILISIIAVTLAGWGLGLVQYNGVMSTPPSLAPTWMAMDVAGVFNVSMISVVLAFLFVHMFDTAGTLMGVAQRAGLVKPDGKIENLSKALKADSASSVFGAMVGVPPVTSYVESAAGVAAGGRTGLTAVTVGVLFIAAMFFAPLAGMIPAYATAGALIYVAMLMMGGMAHIEWDEATDSIPAIVTAIMMPLTFSVADGIALGFITYVVLKAGTGKHKEISVSLWVLCAIFIAKFIFL, encoded by the coding sequence GTGGAAAGCCGCAAACCCGAAGCCCAGACCCTGGACCTTTCGCCGCCACTACGCAGTGGCTGGCTGGAGCGAATCTTCAAACTCAGCTTGCATGGCACCACGGTGAAGACCGAGCTGATCGCCGGCCTGACGACCTTCATCACCATGGCCTACATCATCTTCGTCAACCCCAACATCATGGCCGACGCGGGCATTGATCACGGCGCCGCGTTCGTCGCCACATGCATTGCCGCCGCCCTGGGTTGCCTGTTGATGGGCCTGTATGCCAATTGGCCGGTAGGCCTGGCGCCGGGCATGGGCCTGAACGCTTTTTTTACCTACACGGTCGTCGGGACCATGGGCTACAACTGGGAAACCGCGCTGGGCGCGGTGTTCGTTTCCGGGGTGTTGTTCATGTTCCTGACCCTGTCGCGGGTGCGTGAGTGGTTGCTCAACAGCATTCCGGTGAGCCTGCGCTACGCCATGGGCGCGGGGGTCGGATTGTTCCTCGGGCTGATCGGCCTGAAGACCGCCGGTATCATCGTCGACAGCCCGGCGACGCTGATCAAGCTGGGTTCCTTGCATGAGCCAGGACCGCTGCTGGCCGCCGTGTGTTTCCTGATGATCGCTGTGCTGAGCTACCACCGTGTGTTCGGCGCGATCCTGATCAGCATCATTGCCGTGACCCTGGCCGGTTGGGGCCTCGGACTGGTGCAATACAACGGCGTGATGTCGACGCCGCCGAGCCTGGCTCCGACCTGGATGGCGATGGACGTCGCCGGCGTGTTCAACGTCAGCATGATCAGTGTGGTGCTGGCCTTCCTGTTCGTGCATATGTTCGACACCGCCGGCACCTTGATGGGCGTCGCCCAGCGCGCCGGCCTGGTAAAGCCCGACGGCAAGATCGAAAACCTCTCCAAGGCCCTCAAGGCCGACAGCGCCTCCAGCGTATTCGGCGCGATGGTCGGTGTTCCGCCGGTGACCAGCTACGTGGAAAGCGCAGCCGGCGTCGCCGCCGGCGGCCGCACGGGGCTTACGGCGGTGACGGTCGGTGTGCTATTTATTGCCGCCATGTTCTTTGCCCCGCTGGCCGGGATGATTCCTGCCTACGCCACGGCCGGCGCCTTGATTTATGTGGCCATGCTGATGATGGGCGGCATGGCCCACATCGAGTGGGACGAAGCGACCGACAGCATCCCGGCCATCGTTACCGCCATCATGATGCCGCTGACCTTCTCGGTCGCCGATGGCATCGCGCTGGGTTTCATCACCTACGTGGTACTCAAGGCCGGCACCGGTAAACACAAGGAAATATCCGTCAGCCTGTGGGTGCTCTGCGCGATCTTTATCGCCAAGTTCATCTTCTTGTAA
- a CDS encoding urate hydroxylase PuuD: MEAHMLEWLNLSVRWVHMITGVAWIGASFYFVWLENNLNRVNPRSGLAGDLWAIHGGGIYHLEKYKLAPPSMPDNLHWFKWEAYFTWMSGIALLCLVFYWNPTVYLLAPGSSLSGAEGVALGIGSLFVGWFVYSALCDSALGKRPALLGLILFVLLIAAAYGFSKVFSGRGAYLHVGAVIGTIMVGNVFRIIMPAQRALVAAIAENRTPDPALPAKGLLRSRHNNYFTLPVLFIMISNHFPSTYGSQYNWLILAGIAVAAVLVRHYFNTRHDSNRFAWTLPVGALAMICLAYVTGPKPMPTAPEVAKAPGVIEYQPLPETAVGGGAKPATAPAAPATAPAQASSAQGPSFEKVHSVIQERCSVCHSAKPTSPLFSAAPGGVIFDTPQQIQQQAARIQAQAVTTQIMPLGNITQMTQQERDLIGAWITQGARTN; the protein is encoded by the coding sequence GTGGAAGCACATATGCTGGAATGGCTGAACCTGAGCGTGCGCTGGGTTCACATGATCACTGGCGTGGCCTGGATCGGCGCGTCGTTCTACTTCGTCTGGCTGGAAAACAACCTCAATCGCGTCAACCCCCGGAGCGGCCTGGCCGGTGATTTATGGGCCATCCACGGTGGCGGCATCTACCATCTGGAAAAATACAAACTCGCGCCGCCGTCCATGCCGGACAACCTGCACTGGTTCAAATGGGAAGCCTATTTCACCTGGATGTCGGGCATCGCCCTGCTGTGCCTGGTGTTCTATTGGAACCCGACCGTCTACCTGCTGGCTCCCGGCAGCAGCCTGAGCGGCGCCGAGGGTGTTGCCCTGGGCATCGGTTCATTGTTCGTTGGCTGGTTCGTCTATTCGGCACTCTGCGACTCGGCACTCGGCAAGCGCCCCGCCCTGCTCGGCCTGATTCTGTTCGTGCTGTTGATCGCCGCGGCCTACGGCTTCAGCAAGGTGTTCAGCGGTCGCGGCGCCTACCTGCATGTCGGCGCCGTCATCGGTACGATCATGGTCGGCAACGTGTTCCGCATCATCATGCCGGCCCAGCGCGCCCTGGTGGCGGCCATCGCCGAGAACCGCACGCCTGACCCGGCATTGCCGGCCAAGGGCCTGCTGCGTTCGCGTCACAACAACTACTTCACCCTGCCGGTGCTGTTCATCATGATCAGCAACCACTTCCCGAGCACCTACGGCAGCCAATACAACTGGCTGATCCTGGCCGGAATCGCCGTGGCGGCGGTGTTGGTGCGTCACTACTTCAACACCCGCCATGACAGCAACCGGTTTGCCTGGACGCTGCCGGTCGGCGCCCTGGCGATGATCTGCCTGGCTTACGTCACCGGGCCCAAGCCAATGCCAACGGCACCGGAAGTCGCCAAGGCTCCCGGCGTGATCGAGTATCAACCGCTGCCGGAAACGGCGGTGGGCGGCGGGGCCAAACCGGCCACGGCGCCAGCCGCTCCGGCAACGGCGCCCGCCCAGGCGTCCAGTGCGCAGGGCCCGTCATTTGAAAAGGTCCACAGCGTGATCCAGGAGCGCTGCTCGGTCTGTCATTCGGCCAAGCCCACCAGTCCGCTGTTCAGCGCCGCGCCGGGAGGGGTGATCTTCGATACGCCGCAGCAGATCCAGCAACAGGCCGCACGCATCCAGGCCCAGGCCGTGACCACCCAGATCATGCCCTTGGGCAACATCACCCAGATGACCCAGCAGGAACGTGATCTGATCGGCGCCTGGATCACCCAGGGCGCGCGCACCAACTAG
- the folE gene encoding GTP cyclohydrolase I FolE: MSLEQNYTAILGQLGEDVSREGLLDTPKRAAKAMQYLCRGYEQTLEEVTNGALFSSDNSEMVLVKDIELYSLCEHHLLPFIGKAHVAYIPSGKVLGLSKVARIVDMYARRLQIQENLSRQIADAVQQVTGAMGVAVVIEAKHMCMMMRGVEKQNSSMITSVMLGEFRENAATRMEFLSLIK; this comes from the coding sequence ATGTCTCTGGAACAGAATTACACCGCGATTCTCGGCCAACTCGGCGAGGACGTTTCCCGCGAGGGCCTGCTCGACACGCCCAAGCGCGCTGCCAAGGCCATGCAGTACCTTTGCCGCGGTTATGAACAGACCCTGGAAGAAGTCACCAACGGTGCCTTGTTCAGCTCCGACAACAGCGAAATGGTGCTGGTCAAGGACATCGAGTTGTACTCGCTGTGCGAGCACCACTTGCTGCCTTTCATCGGCAAGGCCCATGTAGCCTACATCCCGAGTGGCAAGGTGCTGGGCCTGTCGAAAGTCGCGCGTATCGTCGACATGTATGCGCGTCGCCTGCAGATCCAGGAAAACCTCAGCCGCCAGATCGCCGATGCGGTCCAGCAGGTGACGGGTGCCATGGGCGTGGCAGTGGTGATCGAGGCCAAGCACATGTGCATGATGATGCGTGGTGTGGAAAAACAGAATTCTTCGATGATCACGTCGGTGATGCTCGGTGAATTCCGTGAAAACGCGGCGACCCGCATGGAATTCCTCAGCCTGATCAAGTAA
- a CDS encoding Smr/MutS family protein: MQDDDFSLFKSAIQGVKPLKHDRAETGKPKADRAQIAKLRQAATVRTDATTVDGLSDQFVIDVGPEDELMWARDGVQESQMRKLKVGQIPFEGSLDLHGMTVEKARETLWAFLAEATRFEIRCVRVTHGKAVRLDGKRPMIKSHVNTWLRQHPQVLGFTSCQAKHGGAGAVYVMLKRTMMEGRDE; the protein is encoded by the coding sequence ATGCAAGACGACGACTTTTCCCTGTTCAAAAGTGCGATCCAGGGCGTAAAACCACTCAAACACGATCGCGCCGAAACCGGCAAGCCGAAGGCCGATCGCGCGCAGATCGCCAAGTTGCGCCAGGCCGCTACCGTGCGCACCGATGCAACGACCGTGGACGGCCTGTCCGATCAGTTCGTCATCGACGTCGGCCCTGAAGACGAGTTGATGTGGGCGCGCGACGGGGTCCAGGAAAGCCAGATGCGCAAGCTGAAGGTCGGTCAGATCCCCTTCGAAGGCAGCCTCGACCTGCACGGCATGACCGTCGAAAAAGCCCGGGAAACCCTCTGGGCGTTCCTGGCCGAAGCCACCCGATTCGAAATCCGCTGCGTGCGCGTCACCCACGGCAAGGCGGTGCGGCTGGACGGCAAGCGACCGATGATCAAGAGCCACGTCAACACCTGGCTGCGCCAGCACCCGCAAGTGCTCGGCTTCACCTCCTGCCAGGCAAAACACGGCGGCGCCGGGGCGGTCTACGTGATGCTCAAGCGCACCATGATGGAAGGTCGCGACGAGTAA
- a CDS encoding ureidoglycolate lyase, with protein MRTLKIEPLTKEAFAPFGDVIETDGSDHFMINNGSTMRFHRLATVETATPDDQAIISIFRADALQMPLTVRMLERHPLGSQAFIPLLGNPFLIVVAPLGDAPVSGLVRAFVTNGRQGINYHRGVWHHPVLTIEKRDDFLVVDRSGTGNNCDEHFFQEDELLVLAPHQ; from the coding sequence ATGCGCACACTCAAGATCGAGCCATTGACCAAAGAAGCCTTCGCCCCGTTCGGTGACGTGATCGAAACCGACGGCAGCGATCACTTCATGATCAACAACGGTTCGACCATGCGCTTCCATCGCCTGGCGACGGTCGAGACCGCCACGCCGGACGACCAGGCGATCATCAGCATCTTCCGCGCCGACGCGCTGCAAATGCCATTGACCGTGCGCATGCTGGAGCGCCATCCGCTGGGCAGCCAGGCCTTCATTCCGCTGCTCGGCAACCCCTTTCTGATCGTGGTCGCGCCACTTGGCGATGCACCGGTATCAGGCTTGGTCCGCGCCTTCGTCACCAACGGCAGGCAGGGCATCAATTACCATCGCGGCGTCTGGCACCACCCGGTGCTGACGATCGAAAAGCGGGATGACTTCCTGGTGGTTGATCGCAGTGGCACAGGCAACAACTGCGATGAGCATTTTTTCCAAGAGGATGAGCTGTTGGTCCTCGCCCCCCACCAATAA
- a CDS encoding MarR family winged helix-turn-helix transcriptional regulator produces MLDLKNPTSQQMAMEAFFFGYQAFTAKADEMLERRGLSRVHQRIVFFIARYPSLSVKELLALLGVSKQALNMPLRQLMEMHLVNSVASEADKRKRLLELTAEGARFEQALRREQVKLLERVFAEAGEAAVDGWLAVNLGLGKSSE; encoded by the coding sequence ATGCTTGACCTTAAAAATCCGACCTCCCAACAAATGGCCATGGAAGCGTTCTTCTTCGGTTACCAGGCGTTCACCGCCAAAGCCGATGAAATGCTTGAGCGCCGGGGCTTGAGCCGCGTGCATCAGCGCATCGTTTTTTTCATCGCCCGTTATCCATCATTGAGTGTGAAGGAGCTGCTGGCGCTGCTTGGCGTGAGCAAACAGGCATTGAACATGCCGCTGCGGCAATTGATGGAAATGCATTTGGTGAACAGCGTTGCCTCCGAGGCAGACAAGCGCAAGCGGCTGCTGGAACTGACCGCCGAGGGCGCGCGCTTTGAACAGGCGTTACGGCGCGAGCAGGTGAAATTGCTTGAACGGGTGTTTGCCGAGGCGGGTGAAGCGGCGGTGGATGGGTGGCTGGCGGTGAATCTGGGGTTGGGGAAATCCAGCGAATGA
- the uraH gene encoding hydroxyisourate hydrolase produces the protein MGRLTTHVLDAAHGCPGSSIRIELYRVEGSQLQLVASALTNSDGRCDAPLLQGDDYRSGVYQIQFHAGDYYRARGVQLAEPAFLDVVVLRFGIAQEQEHYHVPLLISPYAYSTYRGS, from the coding sequence ATGGGACGTCTGACTACACACGTTTTGGATGCTGCACACGGTTGTCCGGGCAGCTCGATCAGGATCGAGCTGTACCGCGTCGAAGGTTCGCAATTGCAGCTGGTCGCCAGTGCATTGACCAACAGCGATGGCCGTTGCGACGCACCGCTTCTGCAAGGGGATGACTACCGCAGCGGGGTCTACCAGATTCAATTCCACGCCGGCGACTACTACCGCGCCCGTGGCGTGCAACTGGCCGAGCCGGCGTTTCTCGATGTGGTGGTGCTGCGCTTCGGTATTGCGCAGGAGCAGGAGCATTACCATGTACCCCTGCTGATTTCGCCTTACGCCTATTCAACCTATCGAGGCAGTTGA
- a CDS encoding cysteine hydrolase family protein yields MSVPKTMFQLSGRGYAAANLSQATLIIIDAQKEYLAGPLALSGMDAAVANIKQLLGAARTAGRPIVHVRHLGTHGGLFDPQGERGEFIPGLEPRDDETIIEKLLPSAFHGTELKKRLEDFGPLDLIVCGFMSHSSVSTTVRAAKNLGFRCTLVEDACATRDLPHKGGVLSAEHVHQTEMAIMADNFATLAMTRDFT; encoded by the coding sequence ATGTCCGTTCCAAAAACGATGTTTCAACTCAGCGGCCGCGGTTATGCAGCGGCCAACCTGAGTCAAGCGACGCTGATCATCATTGATGCCCAGAAAGAATATCTCGCCGGCCCCCTGGCCCTCAGCGGCATGGACGCGGCGGTCGCGAACATCAAGCAACTGCTCGGCGCGGCCCGCACCGCCGGCCGGCCGATCGTGCATGTGCGCCACCTCGGCACCCACGGCGGGCTGTTCGATCCACAGGGCGAACGGGGCGAATTCATTCCGGGCCTTGAGCCACGGGACGACGAAACCATCATCGAAAAGCTCTTGCCGAGCGCTTTCCACGGCACCGAACTGAAGAAGCGCCTGGAAGATTTCGGCCCACTGGACCTGATCGTCTGCGGTTTCATGAGCCATTCCAGCGTCAGCACCACCGTGCGCGCCGCCAAGAACCTGGGCTTTCGCTGCACCCTGGTCGAAGACGCCTGCGCCACTCGTGATCTGCCGCACAAAGGCGGCGTGCTGAGCGCCGAACACGTCCACCAGACTGAAATGGCGATCATGGCGGACAACTTCGCCACCCTGGCCATGACCCGCGACTTCACCTGA
- a CDS encoding PLP-dependent aminotransferase family protein, giving the protein MAFSERVSRLKSSLIREILAAAQRPEVMSFAGGLPAEAMLPKVQWEQMPLSMGQYGMSEGEPALREALAAQARSLGLACEAGQVLVVSGSQQTLDLAAKLHIDVGTEILLEAPTYLAALQIFQLFGANCITVPLEADGPDLEQLRARLQQHRPAFIYLIPTFQNPSAVRYSEAKRDAVAALLDEFGVTLVEDEPYRELTFDGGSATPIASRLKKASWIYTGTVSKTLLPGLRVGYLIASPDLFPHLLRLKQSADLHTNRIGQWQALQWIGTEQYRSHLSELRDFYRDRRDRFQAALQKHFADIADWNVPQGGLFFWLTLKQPLDTRTLLAAALAEDVAFMPGEPFFPEPDNHPGHLRLNFSHIDPARLDEGLRRLAGVVRGALAAEAA; this is encoded by the coding sequence ATGGCTTTTTCCGAACGTGTTTCGCGCCTCAAAAGTTCTTTGATCCGGGAAATCCTTGCCGCGGCGCAGCGCCCGGAAGTGATGTCGTTTGCCGGCGGCCTGCCGGCCGAAGCCATGCTGCCGAAGGTGCAGTGGGAGCAGATGCCGCTGTCCATGGGCCAATACGGCATGAGCGAGGGCGAGCCGGCCTTGCGTGAAGCGCTGGCAGCGCAGGCGCGATCGTTGGGCCTGGCTTGTGAGGCCGGTCAGGTATTGGTCGTGAGCGGTTCCCAGCAAACCCTCGATCTGGCGGCAAAGCTGCACATTGACGTCGGCACCGAGATCCTGCTCGAAGCGCCGACTTACCTTGCGGCTTTGCAGATTTTCCAATTGTTCGGCGCCAATTGCATCACCGTGCCCCTTGAAGCGGATGGCCCTGACCTTGAGCAATTGCGGGCCCGGCTGCAGCAGCATCGACCGGCGTTCATCTACCTGATCCCAACGTTCCAGAACCCTTCGGCGGTACGCTACAGCGAGGCCAAGCGCGATGCGGTCGCGGCACTGCTGGACGAGTTCGGCGTGACGCTGGTGGAAGACGAGCCCTATCGCGAACTGACCTTCGATGGCGGCAGCGCCACGCCGATTGCCAGCCGTTTGAAAAAGGCCAGCTGGATCTACACCGGCACGGTGTCGAAGACTCTGCTGCCTGGGCTGCGGGTGGGCTACCTGATTGCCAGTCCGGACCTGTTCCCGCACTTGCTACGGCTCAAGCAGTCAGCGGACCTGCACACCAATCGCATCGGCCAGTGGCAGGCGTTGCAATGGATCGGCACCGAGCAGTACCGCAGCCATCTGAGCGAGTTGAGAGATTTCTACCGGGATCGCCGCGACAGGTTCCAGGCCGCGTTGCAAAAGCATTTCGCCGACATTGCCGACTGGAACGTGCCCCAGGGCGGGCTGTTTTTCTGGCTGACCCTCAAGCAACCGCTGGATACCCGGACCTTGCTTGCCGCAGCCCTGGCGGAGGATGTGGCGTTCATGCCGGGAGAGCCGTTTTTTCCCGAGCCGGACAATCATCCCGGGCACTTGCGGTTGAATTTCAGCCACATCGATCCGGCGCGGCTGGATGAAGGGCTCAGGCGACTGGCGGGTGTGGTGCGGGGAGCTTTGGCTGCCGAGGCGGCTTGA
- the alc gene encoding allantoicase — protein sequence MKAYAVPFEKFVNLADARLGTRIISVTDDWFADANRLFQPTPAVWKEGVFDDNGKWMDGWESRRKRFEGYDSAVIRLGVPGSIKGVDIDTSFFTGNYPPSASLEACFLAEGEPDENTQWTEVLSAVELKGDSHHYHEISNDQAFSHLRFNIYPDGGVARLRVYGIPYRDWSAVGDNEQIDLAAALNGGRALACSDEHFGRMSNILNPGRGVNMGDGWETARRRTPGNDWVIVALGHAGIVEKVVVDTLHFKGNYPDSCSIQGAFVKGGTDSQIETQSLFWRELLPSQKLEMHAEHTFAEQIKALGPITHIRLNVFPDGGVSRLRVLGKVSKQG from the coding sequence ATGAAAGCTTACGCCGTACCGTTCGAAAAATTCGTCAACCTGGCCGACGCCCGCCTGGGCACCAGGATCATTTCGGTAACCGATGACTGGTTCGCCGATGCCAACCGCCTGTTCCAGCCGACCCCGGCTGTATGGAAGGAGGGCGTGTTCGACGATAACGGCAAATGGATGGACGGCTGGGAGTCGCGCCGCAAGCGCTTCGAAGGCTACGACAGCGCGGTGATCCGCCTCGGCGTGCCGGGCTCGATCAAGGGCGTGGATATCGATACCTCATTCTTCACCGGCAATTACCCACCGTCGGCCTCCCTGGAAGCCTGTTTCCTGGCTGAAGGCGAGCCGGACGAAAACACCCAGTGGACCGAAGTGCTGTCGGCCGTCGAGCTGAAGGGCGACAGCCACCACTACCACGAAATCAGCAATGACCAGGCGTTCAGCCATCTGCGCTTCAACATCTATCCGGACGGTGGCGTGGCCCGCCTGCGGGTCTACGGCATTCCGTACCGCGACTGGTCCGCCGTCGGCGACAACGAACAGATCGACCTGGCTGCCGCCCTCAACGGTGGCCGTGCCTTGGCCTGCTCCGACGAACACTTCGGCCGCATGAGCAACATCCTCAACCCGGGTCGCGGCGTGAACATGGGCGACGGCTGGGAAACCGCCCGTCGGCGCACCCCCGGCAATGACTGGGTGATCGTCGCCCTGGGCCATGCCGGCATTGTTGAGAAAGTCGTCGTCGACACCCTGCACTTCAAGGGCAACTACCCGGACAGCTGCTCGATCCAGGGCGCGTTCGTCAAAGGCGGCACCGACAGCCAGATCGAAACCCAGTCGCTGTTCTGGCGCGAACTGCTGCCGAGCCAGAAGCTGGAAATGCACGCCGAACACACCTTCGCCGAGCAGATCAAGGCGCTGGGGCCGATCACCCACATCCGCCTGAACGTGTTCCCGGACGGTGGCGTGAGTCGCCTGCGGGTATTGGGCAAGGTGTCGAAACAAGGGTGA